A region of Halobellus limi DNA encodes the following proteins:
- a CDS encoding heavy-metal-associated domain-containing protein, with protein sequence MERKTISVTGMSCNGCEQNVETALRNLDDVNRIEADHEADTVDVVLEDGVSDDDVNAAIEQAGYDVVA encoded by the coding sequence ATGGAGCGAAAGACGATCTCAGTCACCGGGATGTCCTGCAACGGGTGCGAACAGAACGTGGAGACCGCCCTGCGAAACCTCGATGATGTGAATCGGATCGAGGCCGACCACGAAGCTGACACGGTCGACGTGGTCCTCGAGGATGGAGTCTCAGACGACGACGTGAACGCGGCAATCGAACAAGCTGGCTACGACGTAGTGGCTTAA
- a CDS encoding DUF6610 family protein, translating into MSLGLSPDSSTASDIAVARQADHVAFLHRAPFVADSLALGFLPGFREDCGYQTDQYLNLEIPVGMLDNDFRDPDLERFVDRFFEYEPRVGVIGDVDEIDDVDAHVAAAREIQASYPEAELIVVPKSRAVIDAIPENLVLGYSRGYADRLAHDFSDPADWRGRRVHILGGSPPKQLDAIRQLTRPTLTDEPPADIVGVDWNGLHRGAQFGEFWTADGWDDSGRDADHVTVRKTVRHSLARVREFWRAHGIWPETTPQDEGLNVEYEGPSPADLEDAACTECGTNVWRTRRGPYVAEYDTGAICGYCSYECYFSHRHRNNLEEIAGDQSVYLPPA; encoded by the coding sequence ATGTCCCTCGGTTTGAGTCCAGACTCCAGCACGGCTAGCGACATCGCTGTCGCCAGACAAGCGGACCATGTGGCGTTCCTCCATCGAGCCCCATTCGTCGCCGATTCTCTCGCCCTCGGATTTCTCCCCGGGTTTCGGGAAGACTGTGGGTACCAGACGGACCAGTACCTGAACCTCGAGATTCCTGTCGGGATGCTCGACAACGATTTTCGGGATCCCGATCTGGAGCGGTTCGTCGACCGCTTTTTCGAGTACGAACCACGTGTCGGGGTCATCGGGGACGTCGACGAAATCGACGACGTCGACGCCCACGTCGCTGCTGCTCGTGAAATCCAAGCGAGCTACCCCGAAGCTGAGCTCATCGTCGTTCCGAAGTCGCGGGCGGTGATCGACGCGATACCTGAGAACCTCGTCCTCGGGTATTCACGGGGATACGCCGACCGCCTGGCCCACGATTTCTCCGATCCAGCCGATTGGAGAGGGCGGCGCGTCCACATTCTCGGCGGGAGTCCGCCCAAGCAGCTCGACGCTATTCGACAGTTGACCCGACCGACACTCACTGACGAGCCACCGGCCGATATCGTCGGCGTCGACTGGAACGGGCTGCATCGCGGCGCACAGTTCGGTGAGTTCTGGACGGCCGACGGCTGGGACGACAGCGGTCGCGACGCCGACCACGTCACCGTCCGAAAGACGGTGCGCCACAGCCTCGCTCGGGTCCGTGAGTTCTGGAGGGCGCACGGAATCTGGCCCGAAACGACACCGCAAGACGAGGGGCTCAACGTCGAGTACGAGGGACCGAGCCCTGCCGATCTCGAGGACGCCGCCTGTACCGAGTGCGGGACGAACGTCTGGCGAACCCGCCGCGGCCCGTACGTCGCCGAGTACGATACCGGCGCAATCTGTGGATACTGCAGCTACGAGTGCTACTTCAGCCACCGTCATCGGAACAATCTAGAGGAAATCGCCGGCGATCAGAGCGTCTACCTCCCGCCGGCGTGA